From Bradyrhizobium erythrophlei:
GCAGCATCTCGCGTTCGCGGTCGGTGAGATGAACGGGCTCCTCGCCCTGCCGCAGTTCGCCGCGCTCCAGATGATAGACATAGGGCCCGAACGCGACCTGCTCCAGCGTCTGCGCCGGCGGCGGCGCGCTGCGCTTGAGGATATTGCCGATCCGCAAAACCAGTTCGCGCGGCTCGAAGGGCTTTGCCACATAATCGTCGGCGCCGATCTGCAGGCCCTCGATCCGGGCCTCCGCCTCGTGGCGCGCGGTCAGCATGATGATCGGCACCGAGGAAGAGGTGCGGATGAAGCGGGCGAGATCGAAGCCGGTCTCGCCCGGCATCATGACGTCGAGGATCAACAGATCGAAATGCAGGCCGTTGAGCTTGGCGCGGGCGTCGCTGGCGCTCATCGCGGTGGTGACGCGGTAGCCTTCGCCGCACAGGAAGCGCGACAATAGATCGCGGATGCGGCGGTCGTCGTCGACCAGCAAGAGATGCGGCGCATCGTCGGCCGGTTTCGGCGGGGTTCGCGTGAGGGTCGCTGCCTGGATCACGCTTATTCCTTTGCGGTTGCGGTGCCGGGCTTGAGGATCGTCTCCAGCACCTTGTCGGGATCGTCGTGATCGATCATCGCGCGCAGGAACGCGCGGACCGTGTCGGCGCCTTCGGGCGTGATGTTCCCGAGCGCGCGGTTGATGCGGTCGGTCTGCAGGCCTGCGAGCTTGCCCACCAGCGCCTCGCCCTTTGCGGTGGCAAAAAGAAGGCGCTGCCGCCGGTCGTTGTTGCCGGTCTTCTGCACGATATAGCCTTCGTCGAGCAGCTGCTTGAGCACCCGCCCCAACGACTGCTTGGTGATGCGCAGCACGTCCAGGAGGTCGGCGACCTTCAGGCCGGGATAGCGGTGGACGAAATGCAGGACACGGTGATGCGCCCGGCCGAACCCGAACGCCTCCAGTTCATGGTCGGCATCGCCGACGAAATCCCGGTAGGCGAAAAACAACAATTCGATGATGTCCCAGCGCAAATCGCCGGCCCTGGGGGCCGGGGACCGCCCGTCGGACGCCCGCGAATCAGGGTTGGGCGCGGCACTGGAGAAATTTATGTCAGCCATATTGACGTATCTTGGGTTCAATGTTACAAAACAATCAGTCTCGACGAAACATTAAGTCGTCTCGTCGGGAGTGATGGTTCGGGCGGCCGGAATAAGCCGCAGATGGCGGCCAGGGCCGCGAATGTGTTGACCGTGCGATTGTCGAGCGGCATGTCGGCAAACAATACTGGACTTCCGCCTTCCGCAAAAGCATGTCCTATGGGCCGTGCGGGCGGCAGGCCGGCCGCGAGGCCGGCCGCAGGCGTAGGGCCAGACCCAACCAACAGCGCTGCGGCGCCAGGCGCGTAATCAGCGCCAATCCGGGGGAGAGACCCATGGCAGTTTCGATCGAGCAGGCTCGGAGAGACAGGCCGGCGCCAGACATCGCGCCGGTTCCGACAGCGGGAAGCAGGGGAATGAGCTTGAAATTCGAAATCCAGCCCGCGGCTAATCCGACGTCCGAGCAGGAGCGCGCGGCACGGCTCGTGGACCCCGGCTTCGGCCGGATCTTCACCGATCACATGGCGGTGGTCCGCTACAATCAGGCCAAGGGCTGGCATGGCGCGCGCGTCGAATCCCGCGCGAATTTCCCGCTCGATCCGGCCGCAGCTGTCCTGCACTACGCGCAGGAGATTTTCGAAGGCCTCAAGGCCTACAAGCGCGACGACGGCGGCGTGAACTTGTTCCGCCCCGACGCCAATGCCCGGCGCTTCTGGAGTTCGGCCGAGCGCATGGCGATGGCGCCGCTGCCCGAGGCTGTGTTCATCGACGCAGTCGAAGAGCTCGTGCGCCTCGAGCGCGCCTGGGTGCCGGGCGGCGAGGGCAGTCTCTATTTGCGGCCCTTCATGATCGCGAGCGAGATCTTCCTCGGCGTCAAGCCATCCGCGGAATACATCTTCGCCGTCATCGCCTCGCCGGTCGGCTCCTATTTCAAGGGCGGACCTGCCCCGGTGTCGATCTGGGTGTCGGAGAACTACACGCGCGCCGCGATCGGCGGCACCGGCGCCGTCAAATGCGGCGGCAATTACGCCGCGAGCCTGCGCGCGCAGGCCGAGGCCATCGAACACGGCTGCGATCAGGTGGTTTTCCTCGACGCGGTCGAGCGCCGCTACATCGAGGAACTCGGCGGCATGAACGTCTTCTTCGTGTTCGATGACGGTTCGCTTTCGACGCCGCCGCTCGGCACGATCCTGCCGGGCATCACCCGCGATTCGATTATCGCGCTGGCAAAGGATTCCGGCACGCCCGTGCGCGAGGAGCCCTACACGATCGAGCAGTGGCGCGCCGATGCTGCCAGCGGCAAGCTGAAAGAGGCCTTCGCCTGCGGCACGGCGGCCGTGATCTCGCCAATCGGCAAGGTGTGTTCCGCGAGCGGCGATTTTCTCATCAGCGGGGGTGCTGCCGGCCCCGTCGCCATGGGGTTCCGCAAGAAGCTGGTCGACATCCAGTACGGCCGCGCGCCCGATCCGCACGACTGGATCAGAAAGGTGCTTTGACCGGCGCACCGTCATTCCGGGATGGTCCGCAGGACCAGACCTCAGATGCGCAATTGCGCATCGGGGAATCTCGAGATTCCGGGTTCGATGCTTCGCATCGTCCCGGAATGACAGCCCACCCGATAGATGCACCGGTTGCCGCGCCGCGCCTGCGCTGGTACCAACGCCCGCCATGGCCGAGAAACCGAAAAAACCCCAAAAACTCAAAGCCCGCCTGCCGCGCGGGCTGGAGGATCGCGGCCCCGCCGCGATCAACGCCACCCGCGCGATGGTCGAGAAGATCCGTGAGGTCTATGAGCGCTACGGTTTTGAGCCGGTGGAAACCCCGGCGATGGAGTACACCGATGCGCTCGGAAAATTCCTGCCCGACCAGGATCGGCCCAATGAGGGCGTGTTCTCGTTCCAGGACGACGACGAGCAGTGGATTTCGCTGCGCTACGACCTGACCGCGCCGCTGGCCCGCTATGTCGGGGAGAGATACGGAACGGATAGCCTGGTTCTTCCCTATCGCAGCTATCGTCACGGCTGGGTCTTCCGCAACGAGAAGCCCGGCCCGGGCCGCTTCCGCCAGTTCATGCAGTTCGACGCCGACACCGTCGGCAGCGCGTCACCCGCGGCGGATGCCGAGATGTGCATGATGGCGGCCGACACCATGGAAGCGCTAGGAATTGAGCGCGGCAGCTATGTGGTGAAAGTGAATAACCGCAAGGTGCTCGACGGGGTGATGGAGAGCATCGGGCTTAGTGGTGATGCAGGAGGTAGGCTCACGGTATTGAGGGCGATCGACAAATTTGATCGGCTAGGATCCGCAGGTGTGCGTCTTCTTTTGGGCAAAGGACGATGGGATGGGGGAGAGGAAGGAAAGGGCGACTTTACGAAGGGAGCCGAGCTTTCCGGCGAAGCAATCGATCGGGTGTTGCGGTTCGTCCATCCCGAATGCGAACTCGAGCATCTGACGTACGTGACATCTAACGACCCAGCGCCAACTAGCGACGAGCACATCTACACCGAGGGTGGCACGCCTCGCTTTCCCGATTTTGGAAAGACCTTGGAAGCTTGGTCAAGTCTTGTTGGCAACAGCGCTGTTGGGCAGGAGGGTGTTCAAGAGCTTACTGAAATGCTGAGCCTCTTTCGCTCCGCCGGCTATGGCTCCAGGCGGGTACGTATTGAATCGTCCGTCGTCCGGGGTCTCGAGTACTACACCGGCCCGGTCTACGAAGTCGAACTGCTGCTCGACACCAAGGACGAAAAAGGCCGCCCTGTTCGCTTCGGGTCGGTCGGCGGCGGCGGGCGCTATGATGGCCTGGTCTCGCGCTTCCGCGGCGAGCCGGTGCCGGCCACCGGATTCTCCATCGGCGTGTCGCGGCTGCAGGCCGCGCTGACGATGCTCGGCAAGCTCGACACCACACCTGAATTCGGCCCCGTGGTCGTCACCGTGTTCGACCGCGATCGTGTCGCCGATTACCAGAAAATGGTCGCTTCCTTGCGCGCGGAAAAAATCCGCGCCGAGCTCTATCTCGGCAATCCCAAGAACATGGGCAACCAGCTCAAATATGCCGACCGCCGCAATTCGCCTTGCGTGATCATCCAGGGTTCGGATGAGAAGGATGATCCCGCAGGCCCGCAGGTCATTCTGAAGGATTTGATCCTGGGCGCCGAGTTGGCGAAACTGGAAAAAGATCGCGACGAATATCTGCAGAAGCAGGGCGAGGCTCAAACCAAGGTGCCGCAATCTGCGCTGGTCAATGAAGTCCGCAAAATTCTTGAGAAGCATGGGGTGACGTGGAAGTAGCCTCAGTCGTCATGCCCGCGGGCATCCAGTACGCCGTGACGCCGGCGTTGAACACAACCGGCGCGGAATACTGGATCATCCGCTTTCGCGGATGATGACATCCGTGCAAGATGCGGCGCCGTTCGTAGCAAGAGCAAGGGAGTGACAAAGATGCCTGAAATCACCATCAGCATGGCCGCCGGCCGTACCGACGAACAAAAGGCCGGCATGATGCGCGACATCACGCAGGCGCTGGTGAAGAACCTCGGCGTCGATGCCGACGCCGTGGTCATCCAGATCAACGAAGCCCCGCTGGCGCACAAGATGAAGGGCGGCAAGACGTTCGTGGAACGCGCGGCGGCCGCGAAGAAGTAACGCTACAGCGCTAATGATCTTTGCATTGTCATTCCGGGATGGTCCGAAGGACCAGACCTGGAATCTCGAGATTCTCCGATGTGCAATTGCAGATCGGAGTTCGCGCTTTGCGCGCCCCGGTATGACGGACTGAATCCCATGGACGCGCGTGACATCATCACCATCGGCATGAGCGCCGAGCGCACGCTGGTCGTGCCGCCGGAGCGCACCGTCGGGCATTTCGTTCCGCATATGCCGATGGTCTACGCGACCCCGATGATGATCCTGGAAATGGAGATGGCATCCGGCGACGCCATCAGGGACTGTCTGCAACCGGGCTGGGTCACGGTCGGCACCGAGGTCGATATCCGCCATCTCGCGGCAACCCCGGTCGGTGCCACCGTGCGCACGACGGCGCGGGTGATCGCGGTGGAACGCCGGGTGATCCGCTTCGAGGTCGAAGCCTTCGATGACAAGCGCCGCATCGGCGAAGGCCGCCATGCGCGCGGGCTCGTCAATGTCGAGACGTTTACCAAGCGGTTGGGGACTGGGTAGTTACTTCGCCAATTCCTTCGAACGCCGCGTCGCCGCGGCGACGGCGCTGGTCAGCAGCGATTGCATGCCGCCTTCGCCCATCAGCACTTCCAGCGCCGCCGCCGTGGTGCCGCCGGGCGAGGTGACGTTCTGGCGCAAGGTCGCGGAAGCGAGATCCGAGCGAAACAGCAACTCGCCGGAACCGGCGACGGTTTCGCGCGCGAGTTTTGTCGCAAGCTGCTCCGGCAGGCCGGCCTCGACGCCGGCGCGCGCCAGCTCCTCGGCGAGCAGAAAGACATAGGCGGGACCGGAGCCGGAGACCGCGGTCACCGCGTCCATCAAACCCTCGTCGCCGACCCATTCGACCGATCCGGTGGCACGCAGCAGCGCGTCGGCGACAGCGCGCTGCGCAGCGCTGACAGTGTTCGCCGCGACCGCCACCGTGATGCCGCGGCCGATCGCCGCCGGCGTGTTCGGCATCGCGCGCACCACGGTGCCGCCGCAGACTTGCGCGATCGAAGCGATGGTCGTGCCCGCCATGATCGACACCACCAGCGTCGACGAGGCAACGAACGGCTTCAGGCCGGGGCCGGCCTCGCGAAACGTCTGCGGTTTCAGGGCGACCACCAGCGTGGCGGCATGGCCGACATCTTTTGCCGATGGATTGAGGCGAAAGCCCTTGGCCGCAAGTGCCATGATCTCCTCGGCAGGATGCGGCTCGATCACCGCCAATTGCCTGGGCTCGAGCCCCCGCGCCAGCCAGCCCGTCAGCATCGCCCCGCCCATCTTGCCGGCGCCGGCGAGCACGATGGGGCCTTCGACTTGCGTGAGCGCGCTAGCTGCAGTGACCGACGACGACATCAGAACATACTCTCTCGTCGTCCCTGCGAAAGCAGGGACCCATAACCACAGGCGGTTTTAGTTCATCGAGATATCTGCAACAAGCGCTGTGCGACGCAATTGCCGCCGCGGAGTATGGGTCCCTGCTTTCGCGGGGACGACACCTGTGTGTGGAGACGCAGGCGAAACGCCCTACGCCTCGCCCTCGGTGTCGAACATCGCCGCACTCATGGCTTCCGACGCGGTCTTGCCGGCCCAGACCACGAACTGGAACGCCGGGTAATAGCGCTCGCAGGCGTGGATGGCGCCGACCAGCATGCTCTCGCATTGCGCGGCGGAGGCGGTGAGCCCGCCGGGCAGCACCAGCGCCTGCCGGTACATGATCATGCCGGTATGGGTCCAGATATCGAAATGCCCGACCCATAATTGCTCGTTGACGGCGGCGATCAGCCGCTGCACTTCGCCCCGGCGGGCGGGCGGAATCTTCATGTCGAAGGCGCAGGCCAGATGCAGCGCCTCGATCTCGTTCATCCAGGTGAAGGACAATTGATAGTCGGTCCAGTCGCCTTTGGAGACGATCGTGACCTCGTCCTCGCCGGAGCGCTCGAACGACCAGTTGTTGTCGGCGGCGATGTCCTCGACGACCGCGAGCGGGTTGGTCCGGGAGTCGATGATGCCTTCGAGGAGGGACATGCCAGCTCGACCTTGCCTTTGCGGTTAAAGATACGATGGTTGCTACACACGCAGGCCGACACGTAATTGACGCCCGCTGCCAATTGCAATCCCTCGGGGTGCCCCGGAGCCTGCGCCGATCAAGTGATGTGATTTGCGGAATCGGCGCAACCGACCCCAGAGTCCATCCACAGGCAATCCGGAGATCTTCCACAGCTCTTCGAGCGCGTTAACTTTTGCCGTGAGAACAAACCAGAATCGGATTCGCGGGATGCGAGTCCGGCGCGCCGGATGCGCGTCATGCGGGGGCGGATCGGCCCGCCATCATCGTTGATTTGGTCATGGGGACATGCGCCTTGCCCATGGCAAGGTGCTTGCTGGCGACGCCGCCCTTCGCCATACTTGTTGGAGGCCGTCCATCCCGGGCGGCCGATGTTCTCAGGGCGGGGTGAAATTCCCCACCGGCGGTAAGGGTGACGAAGCCCAAGCCCGCGAGCGCCTCCTCCTCCCGGAGTTCCCTGGTTTGGAATCCCGTGGAGAAGAAGGGTCAGCAGATTCGGTGTGACTCCGAAGCCGACGGTTAAAGTCCGGATGAAAGAGAACGGTTGCGGCGGCCGCGCATGCACGTGGCCCGTTCGTTCCGTATGCCCTGATTCTGGTCCTGAAAGAGGAAAGCCATGAATCAGATGTTGCAAGATGCTCCCCAAAACGCTTCCGAACTACAAGACGCTTCCGAACTAAAAGACTCTCCCGAAACCATCGATCGCCCGCCTGACCCTGCGCATCCGCGCTTTGCAAAACCGCAGCGGGTCGCCTTCGTGCAATCCTCCTGGCACCGGGAGGTGGTCGAGGAATGCCGCATCGCGTTCCTCGCCGAGATCGCGGCGCGCCATATCAGCAATGTCGACGTGTTCGAGGTGCCGGGCTCGTTCGAGATTCCGCTGCACGCGCAGATCCTGGCCAAGACCCGGCGCTACACCGCGATCGTCGCGGCCGGGCTCGTGGTCGATGGCGGCATCTACCGCCATGAATTCGTCGCCGACACCGTGATCAAGGCGCTGATGGATGTGCAGTTGCGAACCGAAGTGCCGGTATTCTCCGCGGTGCTGACGCCGCAGCAGTTCCACGAGAGCGCGGCGCATTTCGAATTCTTCCGCAAGCACTTTGCCATCAAGGGCATCGAGGTCGCGGAAGCCTGCGCCAACACCCTGCTCAGCCTGGAGCGGCTGCGCGGTCAGGTTGCAGCGGGGATCATGTAACCGGCGGCGCGTTTGTCACCTCTCCCCGCTCGCGGGGAGAGGTCGCCCGGCGAAGCGCAGCGAAGTCGGGCGGGCGAGGGGGACGATTCGCGCATTCGGTATTCGTGGGAGCAGACTGTTGCGCCGCAGCAAAGTCGCCCGCGCGTTCTACCGCGCGGCTACAGCCAATTTTTTCCGGTCTCTGCCATCGCAACAGCATGCAGATACCTTTGGAAGCCTGCATATTTACGGGCAGTTATCCTTATTTCCGTATGAATTTGTCGGATGGAACGCTCGCAACCCGTCACGACATCGCGCTGGCCGGCATGGGTCAACGCCACCGGCTTGCTGATCGCGAGCTTTGTCGGGGTCGCGACGCTGTCGCTGCAGGCCCGGCCCGGCGCCGAGATTGTGGCGGTGGCCTTTCCGCCCTGGTGGAGTGCGCAACGGATTTTCG
This genomic window contains:
- a CDS encoding response regulator, which gives rise to MSVIQAATLTRTPPKPADDAPHLLLVDDDRRIRDLLSRFLCGEGYRVTTAMSASDARAKLNGLHFDLLILDVMMPGETGFDLARFIRTSSSVPIIMLTARHEAEARIEGLQIGADDYVAKPFEPRELVLRIGNILKRSAPPPAQTLEQVAFGPYVYHLERGELRQGEEPVHLTDREREMLRILAVVPGETVPRSALTGNGTVNERAVDVQINRLRRKIERDPANPLFLQAVRGIGYRLVASP
- a CDS encoding MarR family winged helix-turn-helix transcriptional regulator; the encoded protein is MADINFSSAAPNPDSRASDGRSPAPRAGDLRWDIIELLFFAYRDFVGDADHELEAFGFGRAHHRVLHFVHRYPGLKVADLLDVLRITKQSLGRVLKQLLDEGYIVQKTGNNDRRQRLLFATAKGEALVGKLAGLQTDRINRALGNITPEGADTVRAFLRAMIDHDDPDKVLETILKPGTATAKE
- a CDS encoding branched-chain amino acid aminotransferase, which encodes MSLKFEIQPAANPTSEQERAARLVDPGFGRIFTDHMAVVRYNQAKGWHGARVESRANFPLDPAAAVLHYAQEIFEGLKAYKRDDGGVNLFRPDANARRFWSSAERMAMAPLPEAVFIDAVEELVRLERAWVPGGEGSLYLRPFMIASEIFLGVKPSAEYIFAVIASPVGSYFKGGPAPVSIWVSENYTRAAIGGTGAVKCGGNYAASLRAQAEAIEHGCDQVVFLDAVERRYIEELGGMNVFFVFDDGSLSTPPLGTILPGITRDSIIALAKDSGTPVREEPYTIEQWRADAASGKLKEAFACGTAAVISPIGKVCSASGDFLISGGAAGPVAMGFRKKLVDIQYGRAPDPHDWIRKVL
- the hisS gene encoding histidine--tRNA ligase, which encodes MAEKPKKPQKLKARLPRGLEDRGPAAINATRAMVEKIREVYERYGFEPVETPAMEYTDALGKFLPDQDRPNEGVFSFQDDDEQWISLRYDLTAPLARYVGERYGTDSLVLPYRSYRHGWVFRNEKPGPGRFRQFMQFDADTVGSASPAADAEMCMMAADTMEALGIERGSYVVKVNNRKVLDGVMESIGLSGDAGGRLTVLRAIDKFDRLGSAGVRLLLGKGRWDGGEEGKGDFTKGAELSGEAIDRVLRFVHPECELEHLTYVTSNDPAPTSDEHIYTEGGTPRFPDFGKTLEAWSSLVGNSAVGQEGVQELTEMLSLFRSAGYGSRRVRIESSVVRGLEYYTGPVYEVELLLDTKDEKGRPVRFGSVGGGGRYDGLVSRFRGEPVPATGFSIGVSRLQAALTMLGKLDTTPEFGPVVVTVFDRDRVADYQKMVASLRAEKIRAELYLGNPKNMGNQLKYADRRNSPCVIIQGSDEKDDPAGPQVILKDLILGAELAKLEKDRDEYLQKQGEAQTKVPQSALVNEVRKILEKHGVTWK
- a CDS encoding tautomerase family protein, whose translation is MPEITISMAAGRTDEQKAGMMRDITQALVKNLGVDADAVVIQINEAPLAHKMKGGKTFVERAAAAKK
- a CDS encoding thioesterase family protein, whose translation is MDARDIITIGMSAERTLVVPPERTVGHFVPHMPMVYATPMMILEMEMASGDAIRDCLQPGWVTVGTEVDIRHLAATPVGATVRTTARVIAVERRVIRFEVEAFDDKRRIGEGRHARGLVNVETFTKRLGTG
- the proC gene encoding pyrroline-5-carboxylate reductase, with product MSSSVTAASALTQVEGPIVLAGAGKMGGAMLTGWLARGLEPRQLAVIEPHPAEEIMALAAKGFRLNPSAKDVGHAATLVVALKPQTFREAGPGLKPFVASSTLVVSIMAGTTIASIAQVCGGTVVRAMPNTPAAIGRGITVAVAANTVSAAQRAVADALLRATGSVEWVGDEGLMDAVTAVSGSGPAYVFLLAEELARAGVEAGLPEQLATKLARETVAGSGELLFRSDLASATLRQNVTSPGGTTAAALEVLMGEGGMQSLLTSAVAAATRRSKELAK
- a CDS encoding YbjN domain-containing protein — protein: MSLLEGIIDSRTNPLAVVEDIAADNNWSFERSGEDEVTIVSKGDWTDYQLSFTWMNEIEALHLACAFDMKIPPARRGEVQRLIAAVNEQLWVGHFDIWTHTGMIMYRQALVLPGGLTASAAQCESMLVGAIHACERYYPAFQFVVWAGKTASEAMSAAMFDTEGEA
- a CDS encoding 6,7-dimethyl-8-ribityllumazine synthase; this translates as MNQMLQDAPQNASELQDASELKDSPETIDRPPDPAHPRFAKPQRVAFVQSSWHREVVEECRIAFLAEIAARHISNVDVFEVPGSFEIPLHAQILAKTRRYTAIVAAGLVVDGGIYRHEFVADTVIKALMDVQLRTEVPVFSAVLTPQQFHESAAHFEFFRKHFAIKGIEVAEACANTLLSLERLRGQVAAGIM